Proteins co-encoded in one Methylomonas albis genomic window:
- a CDS encoding response regulator has product MTDIQIASLQVFLVEPSHTQQQIISHYLHDCGINDITCLNSGKDLFEHLQHTRPDLIISAMYLPDMTGVELVHALRNDDASYEMAFLLISSETNIKYLEPIRQAGAIAILPKPFTLQALETALHSTMEYVRPEKLNLTHLDIEDLRVLLVDDSEFSLKYLTKVFENIGIYQIVTAHDGNQGLQIFNQQYFDLVVTDYNMPKMDGLELVDHIRNHPERGSVPILMVTSEQNLSRLAAIEKSEVSAILDKPFEATSIKRLLINLLN; this is encoded by the coding sequence ATGACCGATATTCAGATTGCCAGTCTTCAAGTCTTTCTCGTCGAACCTTCGCATACCCAGCAGCAGATCATCTCGCATTATTTGCACGACTGCGGCATCAACGATATCACCTGCCTAAATAGCGGCAAGGATTTATTCGAACACTTACAGCACACCCGCCCCGATCTAATTATCAGCGCAATGTATTTGCCGGACATGACCGGCGTGGAGTTGGTACACGCGCTACGCAACGACGACGCCTCCTATGAAATGGCCTTTTTGCTAATTTCCAGCGAAACCAATATCAAATATCTGGAACCGATCCGCCAGGCCGGCGCGATTGCGATACTACCCAAGCCGTTTACCTTGCAGGCATTAGAAACCGCGCTGCATTCCACGATGGAATATGTTCGCCCGGAAAAACTTAACCTGACACACCTGGATATTGAAGACCTGCGCGTACTGCTGGTGGACGACAGCGAATTCTCGTTGAAATATCTAACCAAAGTTTTCGAAAACATAGGCATCTATCAGATAGTCACGGCTCACGACGGTAACCAGGGCTTACAGATATTCAATCAACAGTATTTCGACCTCGTCGTTACCGACTACAACATGCCGAAAATGGATGGTCTAGAACTGGTCGATCATATCCGTAACCATCCTGAACGCGGCTCGGTGCCCATTTTGATGGTCACCAGCGAGCAAAACCTAAGTCGCCTGGCGGCAATTGAAAAATCAGAAGTATCCGCAATACTCGACAAGCCGTTCGAAGCAACCTCAATCAAACGCCTCCTCATTAATTTACTCAATTGA
- a CDS encoding PAS domain-containing protein, with protein MKPNITPNNTEKKLGDEDFIVSKTDSSGRITYANRIFMDIAGYPEHELLGIQHNIIRHPDMPRGVFRFMWNTLKAGDEFFGFAKNLCADGAYYWVFANITPDFDNDGKLQGYYSVRRNPPRSALNILIPVYQEMLAIEKRSSAKEAPDKSLEYLLDVVQQSGSSNYNNLVLSLYKPNGV; from the coding sequence ATGAAGCCCAATATCACGCCCAACAATACCGAAAAAAAACTCGGGGACGAGGATTTTATCGTTTCAAAAACCGACAGCTCGGGCCGCATCACCTATGCCAATCGTATTTTTATGGATATTGCCGGCTACCCCGAACATGAGTTACTGGGCATACAGCACAACATCATCAGACATCCGGATATGCCTCGCGGCGTATTTAGATTCATGTGGAATACCTTAAAAGCCGGTGACGAATTTTTCGGCTTTGCCAAAAACCTCTGCGCAGACGGCGCTTATTATTGGGTGTTTGCCAACATAACACCGGATTTCGATAACGACGGCAAATTACAAGGTTATTATTCCGTGCGTCGCAACCCACCACGTTCAGCGCTGAATATCCTGATACCGGTATATCAAGAGATGCTGGCAATAGAAAAACGCAGCTCTGCCAAGGAGGCGCCTGATAAATCGCTGGAATATTTATTGGATGTCGTGCAGCAATCCGGCAGTTCAAACTACAATAACTTGGTATTGAGTCTCTACAAACCGAATGGAGTGTAA
- a CDS encoding HDOD domain-containing protein, with protein sequence MTPTGTTQKPPQTLDEWVELLRVQEMPIFSNTAHNIYAALDDRHKGAIELATVILQDPNLTAKLLKVGSSPYYNPSKQKMSTVSRAIVVLGAEVIRELTLACSFFEAMLSSANKDRANREIALALHAAVQAKDLALSMGDTSPEEVFVAALLHNIGHIAFWCSGNPQSKKVHEQIEKSGLNTREAEKKVLGFTLQDLGKKLSKSWCLSGLIEAAIAKPDSAEKRVQMVQLGHQICAALKAGHDSEAMQACLQKVAAFTGLSPEILKTKIDKNTSEAVHIARQFGANDASKFISTEAIIAKFEEAEEEKADKKQLQFQILQDISSHISGQIDLNGLFEMVLEGIHRGVEMDRTLFMLISPDKQTLSEKFSLGWQKTTLDQKMRILNSEASANLLFHALQQPEGVWLFPEQHHQLYTPQIRQHFGEYECFIFPVYAEKKTVGLIYCDHSIHGLPLTREDFIAAKHFAKQAHIGLTLYCMKSH encoded by the coding sequence ATGACCCCTACCGGCACCACGCAGAAGCCACCGCAAACCCTGGACGAATGGGTAGAGCTACTGCGTGTGCAGGAAATGCCGATTTTCTCCAACACCGCGCATAACATCTACGCGGCGTTGGACGACAGGCACAAGGGGGCAATCGAGCTGGCAACGGTGATTTTGCAAGACCCCAATCTCACTGCCAAGTTGTTGAAGGTGGGTAGCAGCCCTTATTACAACCCCTCCAAACAGAAGATGAGCACCGTATCGCGAGCCATCGTGGTACTGGGTGCAGAGGTGATTCGGGAGTTGACGCTGGCCTGCTCGTTTTTCGAAGCCATGCTGTCGTCCGCCAACAAAGACCGAGCCAATCGGGAGATCGCGCTGGCTCTGCACGCTGCCGTACAAGCCAAGGACTTGGCACTGAGCATGGGCGACACCTCGCCCGAGGAAGTGTTTGTCGCGGCCCTGCTGCACAATATCGGCCATATCGCCTTCTGGTGCTCCGGCAATCCGCAATCCAAAAAAGTCCACGAACAGATCGAAAAAAGCGGACTGAATACTCGCGAAGCCGAAAAAAAAGTGCTGGGCTTTACCTTACAGGATCTCGGTAAGAAGCTCAGCAAATCCTGGTGCTTGAGCGGCTTGATAGAAGCGGCCATCGCCAAACCCGACTCCGCGGAGAAAAGGGTACAGATGGTGCAACTGGGACATCAGATCTGCGCCGCACTAAAAGCCGGCCACGATTCAGAGGCGATGCAGGCTTGTCTGCAGAAAGTCGCCGCATTCACCGGCTTATCCCCGGAAATCCTGAAAACCAAAATAGACAAAAACACCTCTGAAGCGGTACATATCGCCCGGCAATTTGGCGCCAACGATGCTTCCAAATTCATCAGTACCGAAGCCATCATCGCCAAATTTGAAGAAGCGGAAGAAGAAAAGGCCGATAAGAAACAGCTGCAATTTCAAATTTTGCAAGACATCAGCAGCCATATCAGCGGTCAGATCGATCTGAACGGGCTATTTGAAATGGTACTGGAAGGCATACACCGCGGCGTGGAGATGGACAGAACCCTGTTCATGCTGATCAGTCCGGATAAACAGACCTTGAGTGAAAAGTTTTCCTTGGGCTGGCAAAAAACCACGCTCGACCAAAAAATGCGCATCCTCAATTCCGAGGCCTCCGCGAACTTATTGTTTCATGCCTTACAGCAACCGGAAGGCGTCTGGCTGTTTCCCGAGCAACACCACCAACTTTACACGCCACAAATTCGCCAACATTTCGGCGAATATGAGTGCTTCATTTTTCCGGTTTATGCGGAAAAAAAGACTGTAGGCCTTATTTATTGCGACCACTCGATTCATGGACTACCCTTAACCCGCGAGGATTTCATCGCAGCCAAGCATTTTGCCAAACAGGCGCATATCGGTTTAACCCTATACTGTATGAAGAGCCACTAA
- the gltA gene encoding citrate synthase has protein sequence MTDKKVTLKQDDQDRVIELPVTPGTMGPSVIDIRSLYAQTGHFTYDPGFTSTASCTSKITFIDGDAGVLLYRGYPIEQLAEKCDFLEVCYLLLNGDLPNGSEMKGFVTNISQHVMVHEQLIKFYSGFRRDAHPMAVLVGVVGALSAFYHEVMDITCKEDRYKSAIRLIAKMPTMVAMCYKYSIGMPFIYPKRKLGYAENFMRMMHGDAGEDYLANPVLVRALDRILILHADHEQNASTSTVRLAGSSGANPYACVAAGIACLWGAAHGGANEAVLNMLEEIGDVSKIGEYVAKAKDKNDPFRLMGFGHRVYKNYDPRAKLMRQTCHEVLDELNLNDDRLFKLAMELERIALEDPYFVEKKLYPNVDFYSGIVLRALGIPTDMFTAIFALARSVGWIAQWDEMISDPELKIGRPRQLYKGVTTRDVKYISSR, from the coding sequence ATGACTGATAAAAAAGTGACGTTAAAACAGGACGACCAAGACCGCGTTATCGAATTACCGGTCACACCCGGCACCATGGGCCCGTCCGTCATCGATATTCGTTCTTTATACGCGCAGACCGGCCATTTTACTTACGATCCCGGCTTTACCTCCACAGCCAGCTGCACCTCAAAAATCACCTTTATCGACGGCGACGCCGGCGTGCTGTTGTATCGGGGCTACCCCATCGAACAACTGGCGGAAAAATGCGATTTTCTGGAAGTCTGTTACCTGCTGCTAAACGGTGATTTGCCCAACGGCTCGGAGATGAAGGGCTTCGTTACCAACATCAGTCAGCATGTCATGGTACACGAACAGCTGATTAAATTTTATAGCGGCTTCCGCCGCGACGCGCACCCGATGGCAGTACTGGTCGGTGTAGTGGGTGCGCTATCGGCGTTCTATCACGAAGTGATGGACATCACCTGCAAGGAAGATCGGTATAAATCGGCCATCCGCCTCATCGCCAAAATGCCGACCATGGTGGCCATGTGTTACAAATACAGCATCGGCATGCCGTTTATCTATCCCAAACGCAAACTGGGCTATGCGGAAAACTTCATGCGCATGATGCACGGCGATGCCGGCGAAGACTACCTGGCCAACCCGGTTTTGGTCAGAGCGCTGGATAGAATCCTGATCCTGCACGCCGACCACGAACAAAACGCATCGACCTCAACCGTGCGACTGGCCGGCTCCAGCGGCGCCAACCCGTATGCCTGCGTGGCAGCTGGCATTGCCTGCCTATGGGGCGCGGCGCATGGCGGCGCCAACGAGGCGGTGCTGAACATGCTGGAGGAAATCGGCGATGTGTCGAAGATTGGTGAATATGTTGCCAAAGCCAAGGACAAAAACGATCCGTTCCGGCTGATGGGTTTTGGTCACCGGGTTTACAAAAACTACGACCCGCGCGCCAAGCTGATGCGGCAAACCTGCCACGAAGTGTTGGACGAATTGAATCTGAACGACGACCGCCTGTTCAAACTGGCGATGGAATTGGAACGTATAGCGCTGGAAGACCCGTATTTCGTCGAGAAAAAACTCTACCCCAACGTCGATTTCTATTCCGGTATCGTCCTGCGCGCGCTGGGCATCCCGACCGACATGTTCACCGCCATCTTCGCATTGGCCCGTTCGGTAGGCTGGATCGCCCAATGGGACGAAATGATCTCCGACCCTGAACTAAAAATCGGCCGCCCGCGCCAGTTGTATAAAGGTGTAACGACTAGAGATGTGAAATATATTTCTAGTCGGTGA
- a CDS encoding beta strand repeat-containing protein produces MKINPVSKAISVILIASVTGITPQYACADMITINGNPGADGAPGASGSPGIDGANGVAGGDASAFANGSTLYNNANANAGSGGDGGNGGDGSLAGANGGQGGNGGKGGDAHASATTDLYSGFTVAASTSASAGNGGVGGIGGTGSTPGLAGSTGGPGIGGNASAIATSRNSGYGGSTADAVSYGGVGNAGVDNRSGADGGSANSVTTATTTNGMSISSSQSTAYGGNGGTGYSLGQKGGNGGTSTATASGDSSGGGYVQVYAHQTGGDGGYGGGAGYDTIDGADGGNGADSIMQNTVTGSTSGILTLGQYATGGNAGGSNGGKIGLAGKASSTLSVNNTESILLNTRTSAIGGVGGNNDTGRDDSGRAVGGDALAANTTESHEDGRNINADSYAEGGSGGGVNAADFLYNARGNGGAGGSATSKTTASANGNSYVQVNDKATGGNGGGVNEPFLSGYGLAGAGGNASSNAIGSNAGNQSVDVSSTAVGGRRGLGYGANAGTAIAKASGNSSGGGNVTVSAYQYGGSGSNSDGAGSLMQNAVTGFTSGSLTLRQYAYGGDSTGGLSSHDDFIGNGGKAHSDLSVNNNVSQVLTTVTQANGGVGSPAFGRAGNGGDAISNNTTGGSGEGRSIYISSDATGGGGGGGDVGFGANGGNGGNATSYSNGSINGNNVVQINDKARGGDGGNAYPFAYSNGNGGAAFSRANAITTGSNSVSISSNAIGGNAGKGGKGGNGGSASATTNANNSGNRSVYATSYAIGGASDGIDGFGLAGDAQAGTNGISNGYASSIAIASAGAGPALAKLVIADANSVGGNGSYAKALANQSGYASVFAEASVPEAVTGSSDVKASLGQSATSASTANGKEAVAYASALPLSTDVTAAVANHPDVSRNFNIGADTQVWLLGNQGVLNNAVDGNFHDYSSKIDLNIDTARYNYQQNLLLGLLSPTFGDSNLGASDILTLSIIISGAGGTLSRNYSFSNLLDTNVSNSAASFFHDKTLDLGAWSEFVTITDDNLDIALSLNLHTQTGHTGMSFNYILGNSAYISAVPLPAAFWSFSSALLGWVGFIVRSKNKKADA; encoded by the coding sequence ATGAAGATAAATCCAGTAAGTAAGGCTATTTCGGTAATTTTAATTGCCAGTGTCACAGGAATAACACCACAGTACGCATGCGCAGACATGATCACTATCAACGGTAATCCGGGAGCTGACGGTGCTCCAGGCGCATCTGGGAGTCCGGGAATTGATGGTGCTAACGGCGTAGCAGGCGGCGATGCATCGGCGTTTGCTAATGGATCTACGTTATATAACAACGCGAATGCAAACGCTGGATCTGGCGGGGATGGTGGTAATGGCGGCGATGGTTCGCTGGCCGGTGCAAATGGTGGTCAGGGGGGTAACGGTGGCAAAGGCGGCGATGCCCATGCATCCGCGACAACCGATTTATACAGTGGCTTCACGGTTGCCGCATCGACATCTGCGTCTGCCGGCAACGGTGGAGTTGGTGGGATAGGCGGGACTGGATCGACACCTGGTCTAGCTGGATCGACCGGTGGACCAGGAATTGGCGGCAATGCTTCAGCCATTGCAACATCACGTAATAGTGGCTACGGTGGAAGTACAGCTGATGCGGTTTCATACGGTGGTGTTGGTAATGCAGGTGTTGATAATCGCTCAGGTGCTGACGGCGGCAGCGCGAATTCGGTAACCACCGCCACGACCACAAATGGGATGAGCATTTCAAGCTCACAAAGTACCGCTTATGGCGGTAATGGTGGTACTGGTTACAGCTTGGGCCAGAAAGGTGGCAACGGCGGTACAAGCACCGCGACTGCCAGTGGCGATTCCAGTGGAGGTGGATATGTACAGGTCTATGCGCACCAGACGGGAGGTGACGGAGGTTATGGCGGCGGGGCTGGCTACGACACAATAGACGGTGCTGACGGAGGTAATGGCGCCGATTCCATCATGCAAAATACTGTCACTGGGTCGACCAGTGGCATACTGACCCTAGGTCAATATGCCACTGGCGGAAACGCTGGAGGTAGTAATGGCGGCAAAATCGGATTGGCTGGTAAGGCCAGTTCCACCCTGTCTGTAAACAATACCGAAAGTATTTTACTGAACACCAGAACAAGTGCTATTGGCGGCGTTGGTGGCAATAATGATACTGGTCGAGACGACAGCGGCCGTGCCGTTGGCGGTGATGCTTTAGCCGCAAATACCACAGAAAGTCACGAAGATGGGCGTAATATAAATGCCGACAGTTATGCTGAGGGAGGTAGCGGCGGCGGTGTTAATGCTGCCGATTTTTTGTATAACGCCCGTGGAAATGGGGGAGCGGGTGGCAGCGCTACCAGTAAAACTACTGCTAGTGCTAACGGAAACAGTTATGTTCAGGTAAACGATAAAGCCACTGGTGGCAACGGCGGGGGAGTTAACGAGCCCTTTTTATCTGGCTATGGGCTGGCGGGTGCTGGCGGTAATGCCTCTTCCAACGCAATCGGCAGTAACGCGGGCAATCAAAGCGTTGATGTCTCTAGCACTGCTGTCGGTGGTCGCCGCGGCTTGGGTTATGGTGCAAATGCCGGTACGGCCATTGCCAAAGCTAGTGGCAATTCTAGTGGCGGCGGCAACGTTACGGTTAGTGCCTACCAATATGGAGGTAGCGGTAGCAATAGCGATGGTGCCGGCTCTTTAATGCAAAACGCGGTCACTGGTTTCACCAGTGGCTCGCTAACCTTGAGGCAATACGCTTACGGTGGAGATTCGACCGGTGGTTTAAGTAGTCACGATGATTTTATAGGAAATGGTGGTAAGGCACATTCTGATCTGTCTGTGAACAATAACGTTAGCCAGGTATTAACCACGGTGACTCAGGCTAACGGTGGTGTCGGTAGTCCTGCATTTGGTAGAGCCGGTAATGGCGGCGATGCCATTTCAAACAATACTACTGGTGGTAGTGGTGAAGGACGCAGCATTTATATCAGTAGTGATGCTACGGGTGGTGGTGGCGGCGGCGGAGATGTGGGATTTGGTGCCAATGGCGGTAACGGCGGCAATGCCACCAGCTATTCCAACGGTAGTATCAACGGTAACAATGTTGTTCAGATCAACGATAAAGCAAGAGGCGGGGACGGGGGGAATGCGTATCCATTCGCCTATAGCAATGGTAACGGAGGGGCTGCATTCTCAAGAGCTAATGCCATTACTACTGGTAGTAACAGTGTTTCTATTTCTAGTAATGCTATCGGAGGTAATGCCGGTAAGGGAGGTAAAGGTGGTAACGGCGGTAGCGCCTCCGCTACCACAAACGCCAATAACAGCGGAAATCGATCTGTCTATGCCACAAGTTATGCTATTGGTGGAGCGAGTGACGGAATTGATGGTTTTGGTTTAGCCGGTGATGCGCAAGCTGGCACCAATGGTATAAGTAACGGCTACGCTTCAAGTATTGCAATCGCAAGTGCGGGAGCTGGGCCGGCTCTTGCTAAGCTTGTAATCGCAGATGCAAATTCCGTAGGAGGAAACGGTTCATACGCAAAAGCACTAGCTAATCAAAGTGGTTACGCCTCGGTTTTTGCTGAAGCTAGCGTTCCCGAGGCCGTTACAGGCTCCAGTGACGTAAAGGCGTCGCTTGGGCAATCAGCTACTTCAGCATCGACAGCGAATGGCAAAGAAGCTGTCGCATATGCAAGCGCCCTGCCGTTGTCAACGGATGTAACTGCTGCAGTGGCTAACCATCCTGATGTTAGTCGCAATTTTAACATTGGTGCCGATACGCAAGTTTGGTTGTTGGGTAACCAGGGGGTGCTGAATAATGCAGTCGATGGGAACTTCCATGACTATTCCAGTAAGATAGATTTGAATATCGATACTGCCCGTTATAACTATCAACAAAATTTATTGTTGGGGCTGTTGTCTCCAACATTTGGTGATAGTAATTTGGGGGCTAGTGACATTTTGACCCTAAGCATTATTATCTCTGGGGCGGGCGGGACTCTGTCGAGAAACTATAGTTTTAGCAATTTGCTTGATACTAATGTTTCAAATAGTGCTGCTAGCTTTTTCCACGACAAAACCTTGGACTTAGGCGCATGGTCTGAATTTGTGACAATAACCGACGACAACCTGGATATTGCGCTAAGCCTAAATCTACACACACAAACCGGCCATACCGGCATGAGCTTTAATTACATTTTGGGTAACTCAGCATATATTAGCGCTGTACCCCTGCCCGCTGCATTTTGGTCATTTTCATCTGCATTGTTGGGCTGGGTTGGCTTTATTGTCCGTAGTAAAAACAAAAAAGCCGATGCTTGA
- a CDS encoding glycine zipper family protein, whose translation MAKVPLCSVAVGCLILSACASQTGWTPTVDTYNNQNSYRLNQDMHECQQLASQASGGTVKETAIGAGVGGLIGAAGGAALGAVLGSPGKGAAIGAAAGGIGGASKQGIQSEDRYKNAYNNCLRQRGHRVVN comes from the coding sequence ATGGCAAAGGTACCTCTCTGTTCAGTCGCTGTCGGCTGTCTAATACTATCGGCTTGCGCCTCGCAAACCGGCTGGACGCCAACCGTCGACACCTACAACAATCAAAACTCTTATCGCTTGAATCAGGACATGCATGAGTGCCAGCAACTGGCCTCGCAAGCATCGGGCGGCACGGTGAAGGAAACGGCAATAGGCGCCGGCGTCGGCGGCCTGATTGGCGCAGCCGGTGGCGCGGCTTTGGGCGCCGTGCTCGGCAGCCCGGGAAAAGGCGCGGCTATCGGTGCGGCTGCGGGCGGTATCGGCGGCGCATCCAAGCAAGGCATTCAATCCGAAGATCGGTATAAAAATGCATACAACAACTGCTTACGTCAACGCGGCCATCGGGTAGTTAACTGA
- a CDS encoding septal ring lytic transglycosylase RlpA family protein has protein sequence MPLTFFSLLSGCSVMPPQQPSDDQALLPDTTKTAYSKSYRIKGKTYSPMKTALGYKAQGLASWYGAESGNFTASGERFDPRGMTAAHKTLPIPSKVRVTNLRNGRSVDVLINDRGPFKANRLIDLSQGAAEQIGMRGLAEVTVEYLGS, from the coding sequence ATGCCACTGACGTTTTTCAGCCTGCTCAGCGGCTGTTCCGTCATGCCGCCGCAGCAACCCAGCGACGATCAGGCTTTACTGCCGGACACGACAAAAACCGCTTACAGCAAATCTTACAGAATTAAAGGTAAAACCTACTCGCCGATGAAAACCGCCTTGGGGTACAAAGCGCAGGGTTTGGCTTCTTGGTATGGTGCCGAGTCCGGCAATTTTACCGCCAGTGGTGAGCGTTTCGATCCGCGTGGCATGACGGCTGCGCATAAAACCCTGCCTATCCCTTCCAAAGTTCGGGTTACCAATCTGCGTAACGGCCGTTCAGTGGATGTGCTGATCAACGATAGAGGGCCTTTTAAGGCGAATCGACTTATCGATCTGTCCCAGGGAGCGGCGGAACAGATCGGCATGCGTGGGCTGGCGGAAGTGACGGTCGAATATTTGGGGAGTTAG
- a CDS encoding WecB/TagA/CpsF family glycosyltransferase, producing MQSIKSVDIFGVRFPILDYELTLKLFQEWIGSGQSHQVCIANVHTTVACLSDHELRDISNRALSTMDGLPLVWYAKLVHQAEIKTRVCGPDLMLKCLDHGQQLGWRHFFLGGKDEVLADLVANIHESYPQAELVGWHSPPFRPLSAEEDQQLVDLINAAKPDFLWVGLGAPKQEKWIAAHLDRVHVPVQLGVGAAFDFHSGHIKRAPLWMQKSGLEWCYRMAKDRRLVKRYFSTNPVFLLRFARDFLLIRLLKRSPLDY from the coding sequence ATGCAGTCAATCAAGTCAGTAGATATTTTCGGAGTTCGCTTCCCTATCCTGGATTACGAGCTTACTTTAAAGCTATTTCAAGAGTGGATTGGTAGTGGCCAATCTCATCAGGTGTGTATCGCCAATGTGCATACCACGGTGGCCTGTCTCTCCGATCATGAGTTACGTGATATTTCCAATAGGGCCCTCTCCACCATGGATGGCTTGCCTTTGGTTTGGTATGCCAAACTGGTGCATCAAGCAGAGATTAAGACCCGGGTTTGCGGACCGGATTTGATGCTGAAATGCCTGGATCATGGTCAGCAACTGGGTTGGCGACATTTTTTTCTGGGCGGCAAGGATGAGGTGTTGGCGGATTTAGTGGCCAACATCCACGAGAGCTATCCGCAAGCCGAACTTGTGGGTTGGCATTCCCCGCCGTTTCGGCCCTTGTCCGCGGAAGAAGATCAACAATTGGTCGATTTAATCAACGCGGCTAAGCCGGATTTTCTCTGGGTGGGCTTAGGTGCACCCAAACAGGAAAAATGGATCGCGGCGCATCTCGATCGAGTTCATGTGCCCGTGCAATTAGGGGTAGGGGCGGCTTTTGATTTTCATTCGGGACATATCAAACGGGCCCCGCTGTGGATGCAAAAAAGCGGTTTGGAATGGTGCTACAGAATGGCCAAGGACAGGCGCTTGGTTAAGCGCTATTTTTCCACCAATCCGGTGTTCCTGCTGCGCTTTGCCAGGGATTTTTTGCTGATTAGATTGTTGAAGCGCAGCCCGCTAGATTATTGA
- a CDS encoding methyl-accepting chemotaxis protein: MSSSANIPFLNSKLNYAVTGILLSAIATFVYILLTQGFSALALMLILPSPLVAFGLWRTGKQCLDVLDRIQRVLERTNHGELYHRITQTRGMGEIGKIAWELNETLDIMESYFKEINTCFQHASSGNHERYALVDGFPGLLKQSAKNMNISIKHMDENDKLMIKRRLSAGLHALNTSNLLTNLKGNQADLLNITEQMQKVENIATETGQNADASLSIVETISNSLSDINANVHSVSNVIGALINDSKKITESLSMITGIADQTNLLALNASIEAARAGEHGRGFAVVADEVKNLSEHTKDAALEVSRTLRAFNKRVEQMHVEADTSASLSQEILAQVNSFRQQFSNLSTSAKISVDYITYAKDKSFGVLAKLDHIVYKQNGYVAIETANDCPQHQAIMVDNHNCRLGKWYYEGLGHEKFRTTAAYAKLNQPHADVHKTTQYAYEVSRSKWVENPAMLDEIIRQMQLSEQASADVMRYIDDMVEEKHIR, translated from the coding sequence ATGAGTTCAAGCGCCAATATTCCCTTTCTGAACTCCAAGCTCAACTATGCCGTTACCGGCATCCTGCTGTCCGCCATTGCAACTTTTGTCTATATTCTGCTCACACAAGGTTTCTCAGCGCTGGCATTGATGCTGATTTTGCCGTCGCCCCTGGTGGCGTTTGGCCTCTGGCGAACCGGCAAGCAATGTCTTGACGTCCTGGACCGCATCCAACGGGTATTGGAAAGAACCAATCATGGCGAACTCTATCATCGCATTACCCAAACCCGTGGCATGGGTGAAATTGGCAAAATAGCCTGGGAATTGAATGAAACGCTCGACATCATGGAATCTTACTTCAAGGAGATCAACACCTGCTTCCAGCATGCCTCCAGTGGCAATCATGAGCGTTATGCATTGGTGGACGGATTTCCCGGCTTGCTGAAACAATCCGCTAAAAACATGAACATTTCCATCAAACATATGGATGAAAATGACAAACTGATGATTAAACGGCGTTTATCCGCTGGTTTGCACGCGCTGAACACCTCAAATCTGCTCACAAATTTGAAAGGCAATCAAGCCGATCTGCTGAATATTACCGAGCAAATGCAAAAGGTGGAAAATATCGCCACGGAAACCGGTCAAAACGCCGATGCCAGCCTGTCGATTGTGGAAACTATCAGCAACTCATTGTCCGACATCAACGCCAACGTTCATTCGGTCTCAAACGTCATCGGCGCCTTAATTAACGACAGCAAAAAAATAACTGAATCGCTATCGATGATCACCGGCATTGCCGATCAAACCAATTTATTGGCCCTGAATGCCTCGATCGAAGCGGCCAGAGCCGGCGAACACGGCCGGGGCTTCGCAGTCGTTGCGGACGAAGTCAAAAATCTGTCCGAACACACTAAGGACGCAGCGCTTGAGGTGTCGAGAACCCTGAGAGCTTTCAATAAACGCGTCGAGCAAATGCATGTGGAAGCGGACACATCCGCCTCGCTATCTCAAGAGATATTGGCGCAAGTAAATTCATTCCGCCAGCAATTTTCCAATCTTTCCACCTCCGCCAAAATATCGGTCGATTACATCACGTATGCCAAGGATAAATCCTTCGGGGTATTGGCCAAACTCGACCATATCGTTTACAAACAAAACGGCTATGTAGCGATTGAAACAGCCAACGACTGTCCTCAACACCAAGCCATCATGGTGGATAATCATAATTGCCGGCTCGGGAAGTGGTATTACGAGGGCCTGGGCCATGAAAAATTCAGAACGACCGCTGCTTACGCCAAATTGAATCAGCCCCATGCCGACGTGCATAAAACCACCCAATACGCCTATGAAGTTTCTCGTAGTAAATGGGTGGAAAATCCGGCCATGCTCGACGAAATCATTCGGCAAATGCAACTATCCGAGCAAGCCAGCGCCGATGTCATGCGATATATAGATGATATGGTTGAAGAGAAACACATAAGGTAA